One part of the Halopenitus persicus genome encodes these proteins:
- a CDS encoding IS4 family transposase, with the protein MRRLTTLFPSEFLEEHAEELGVVERDRKLQIPAFVWAFVFGFAAGESRTLAGFRRCYNATADETISPGGFYQRLTPTLAEYLRDLVERGLDEVAVPNAVDADIDRFRDVMIADGTVLRLHEFLSDQFEARHEEQAGAKLHLLHNATVQTIERLDTANEKTHDSTLFKTGPWLENRLVLFDLAYFKYRRFALIDENDGYFVSRLKQNANPVITEELREWRGRAIPLEGKQLRAVLDDLDRKYIDVEVEVEFKRGPYNGTRSLDTKQFRVVGVRDEDADDYHLYMTNLARKEFFPADLAEIYRCRWEVELLFRELKTQYELDEFDTSDEHVVEILLYAALLSLLVSRDLLDLVTEQADDELVFPTERWAATFRSHAQLILHELGEYLGYSPPPLLERLIEDAQKIHKQRPILQETLATATQPRCEA; encoded by the coding sequence ATGCGTCGGCTCACTACACTGTTTCCCTCTGAGTTCCTTGAAGAGCACGCCGAGGAACTCGGCGTGGTCGAACGTGACCGCAAACTCCAGATTCCTGCCTTTGTCTGGGCATTCGTGTTCGGCTTCGCCGCAGGCGAAAGCCGAACACTCGCCGGGTTTAGACGCTGTTACAACGCTACTGCCGATGAAACGATTTCTCCGGGCGGGTTCTATCAGCGGTTGACTCCGACGCTTGCGGAGTACCTCCGCGACCTCGTCGAGCGCGGTCTCGACGAGGTCGCTGTTCCTAACGCTGTTGACGCTGATATCGACCGATTTAGAGATGTGATGATCGCTGATGGAACGGTGTTGCGGTTACACGAATTTCTCTCAGATCAGTTCGAAGCCCGCCACGAGGAGCAGGCTGGAGCGAAGCTCCACCTGCTCCACAATGCCACGGTGCAGACGATTGAACGGCTCGACACTGCTAACGAAAAAACGCACGACAGCACCCTGTTCAAAACAGGGCCGTGGCTTGAGAACCGCCTCGTGTTGTTCGATCTCGCCTATTTCAAGTACCGCCGGTTTGCGCTGATCGACGAGAACGACGGCTACTTCGTGAGTCGGCTGAAGCAGAACGCGAATCCGGTGATTACGGAAGAATTACGGGAATGGCGCGGCCGCGCCATTCCCTTAGAGGGCAAGCAGCTCCGCGCTGTTCTCGACGACCTCGACCGGAAGTACATCGATGTAGAGGTCGAAGTAGAGTTCAAACGAGGGCCGTACAACGGGACACGATCGCTGGATACGAAGCAATTTCGCGTCGTCGGCGTCCGCGACGAGGACGCCGACGACTACCATCTGTATATGACGAATTTGGCGAGAAAAGAGTTCTTTCCGGCAGATTTAGCAGAGATCTACCGCTGTCGGTGGGAAGTTGAGTTGCTGTTCCGCGAGCTGAAGACGCAGTACGAACTGGATGAGTTCGACACGAGTGACGAACACGTGGTGGAGATCTTGCTGTACGCAGCGTTGCTCTCGCTGCTGGTAAGCCGTGATCTGTTGGATCTCGTCACTGAGCAGGCAGATGATGAGCTCGTCTTTCCGACAGAGCGCTGGGCGGCGACCTTTCGGTCGCACGCCCAGCTCATCCTCCACGAACTCGGTGAGTACCTCGGCTACTCACCACCGCCGCTGCTCGAACGGCTGATCGAAGACGCTCAAAAAATCCACAAGCAGCGACCGATCTTACAAGAGACACTCGCTACCGCTACACAACCGAGGTGTGAGGCTTAA
- a CDS encoding transcriptional regulator FilR1 domain-containing protein — protein MNNGIRQHATRPPIDDIAYLTRSEHRNQTLVALTEGPRSRSELRELTGVSSSTVRRTLDEFENRTWIRKEGYQYVATCLGEAIASGMEDLLNQVETVRKLSDVCHLLPDEVIELTLEMSSETTVTAADHDAPYRPVSRFRSLLLETDQFQFLGVDLALLEPCREEFRRRILDGMQAEIINPPDAARYIISTYPELCTDILESGNLNPLVHDDVPTYGISFFDERIAVNDYDPGGAKADVLIDTNTRTAHDWAESVYTTYKSEARPLEYQHLIG, from the coding sequence ATGAATAATGGCATTCGTCAACACGCCACAAGACCCCCGATTGACGATATCGCCTACCTCACCCGGTCTGAGCACCGGAATCAGACACTCGTCGCACTGACGGAGGGTCCACGGAGTCGCTCTGAACTCCGTGAGCTGACCGGTGTTTCCTCATCCACGGTGCGACGAACGTTGGACGAATTTGAAAATCGAACCTGGATCCGTAAGGAGGGATACCAATATGTCGCCACGTGTCTGGGGGAGGCCATCGCATCAGGGATGGAGGACCTGCTTAATCAGGTCGAAACTGTGCGAAAGTTGAGTGATGTTTGTCATTTACTCCCGGACGAAGTTATCGAGCTCACGCTCGAGATGAGTTCAGAGACGACGGTGACTGCCGCCGATCACGATGCGCCGTACCGCCCGGTGAGCCGATTCAGGTCGTTACTCTTAGAGACCGATCAGTTTCAGTTTCTCGGGGTTGATCTCGCCTTGCTCGAACCCTGTCGGGAGGAGTTTCGACGACGAATCCTCGACGGCATGCAGGCCGAAATCATTAATCCACCAGACGCTGCCAGATACATTATCTCGACGTATCCGGAACTTTGCACCGATATTCTCGAAAGCGGTAATCTGAACCCACTCGTCCACGACGACGTGCCGACGTATGGGATCAGTTTCTTTGACGAGCGGATCGCCGTTAATGACTACGACCCCGGCGGGGCCAAAGCAGATGTGTTGATCGACACCAATACACGGACGGCACACGACTGGGCAGAGTCGGTATACACGACATACAAATCCGAGGCCCGACCGCTCGAATACCAACACCTCATAGGGTAA
- a CDS encoding OsmC family protein: MVAVNGVDVERLHETIEVISDDPLPGQFRFYAETEWTDALQCTTAIDEFDQAGEQIRTREFHVEGDEPEQILGDRSAPNAVELLLAALGSCLSVGYAANAAVMDIEIHELRFEMEGDLDLRGFLGISEDVRPGYESVTCRTHIDADASESELEELRERVEATSPLVDNLSNEVPLETELVVGQSA, from the coding sequence ATGGTAGCGGTAAACGGAGTGGATGTCGAACGACTACATGAAACGATAGAGGTCATTTCGGACGATCCGTTGCCCGGCCAGTTCCGATTCTACGCGGAGACCGAGTGGACGGACGCGCTGCAGTGTACCACGGCTATCGACGAATTCGATCAGGCGGGAGAACAGATCCGGACGCGGGAATTCCACGTCGAGGGCGACGAGCCGGAGCAGATCCTCGGCGACCGGTCGGCACCGAACGCGGTCGAACTGTTGCTCGCGGCGCTCGGGTCGTGTCTGAGCGTCGGATACGCGGCCAACGCCGCTGTGATGGACATCGAGATTCACGAACTTCGATTTGAGATGGAGGGCGATCTGGACCTGCGCGGATTCCTCGGTATTTCCGAGGACGTCCGGCCGGGCTACGAGTCCGTGACCTGCCGGACGCATATCGACGCCGACGCTTCCGAGTCAGAGCTTGAAGAGCTCCGAGAGCGCGTTGAGGCAACCTCGCCGCTAGTGGACAACCTCTCTAACGAGGTTCCGCTCGAAACCGAACTCGTCGTGGGGCAGTCGGCTTGA
- a CDS encoding ester cyclase: MATTIRENKELVRRFISEANDQNYDQVTELFTADYTRHDPDAGVDAQGPEPFIEALQRLHEAFPDSEVHIGELIAENDIVAFEGTMTGTHEGPFKGIEPTHERIEIPGNAMHRVRDGQIVETWATWNFLAGLQQLGAIDEPVE; encoded by the coding sequence ATGGCAACGACCATTCGAGAGAACAAAGAACTCGTTCGACGGTTCATCAGCGAGGCGAACGACCAGAACTACGACCAAGTGACGGAGCTGTTCACCGCCGATTATACGCGGCACGACCCGGATGCTGGCGTCGATGCACAGGGCCCAGAGCCGTTCATCGAGGCGCTCCAGCGACTCCACGAGGCGTTCCCCGACAGCGAGGTCCACATCGGCGAACTCATCGCAGAGAACGACATCGTGGCATTCGAGGGAACGATGACCGGCACACACGAGGGTCCGTTCAAAGGGATCGAACCGACACACGAACGGATTGAGATACCCGGGAACGCCATGCATCGCGTCAGAGACGGGCAGATCGTGGAAACGTGGGCCACTTGGAACTTCCTCGCCGGTCTTCAGCAACTCGGCGCAATCGACGAGCCGGTCGAATAG
- a CDS encoding ester cyclase — MTKPEQTNEKYARRFNEEVRGQRNGDAIDQLVADDVVGDNAARPEPVRGSDGVRELADLLYAACPDCGVRLKQIVADGDRIAQRVSVTATHEGEFMGIDPTGNPVALTGMDLTRFVDGKWVEGYDLRDMLGLFTQRGVIEPPRE; from the coding sequence ATGACGAAGCCCGAACAAACCAACGAGAAATACGCTCGCCGGTTCAACGAGGAGGTCCGGGGACAACGCAACGGTGACGCGATTGACCAACTCGTCGCCGACGACGTCGTCGGCGACAATGCTGCGCGTCCGGAGCCAGTCCGCGGGTCTGACGGCGTCCGTGAGCTCGCCGACCTGCTCTACGCGGCGTGTCCCGACTGCGGGGTTCGACTGAAACAGATCGTCGCCGATGGCGACCGGATTGCTCAGCGCGTCTCGGTCACTGCCACCCACGAAGGCGAATTCATGGGAATCGATCCGACCGGAAACCCCGTGGCGTTGACCGGGATGGATCTCACGCGGTTCGTGGACGGCAAGTGGGTCGAAGGATACGACCTCCGGGATATGCTGGGCCTGTTTACCCAACGTGGGGTCATCGAGCCACCTAGAGAATGA
- a CDS encoding ester cyclase: MATTRTNKELFRRVFDALNDRDFDAFADTHADDVVLHDHDEEFHGVEAVTEHEQALYEAFPDMKYTPKVILAEDDRVAARWTATGTHEGELEGIPPTGTEVEFPASGVLRVEDGKITEVWLTYDQLGMLQQLGVVESPGE, translated from the coding sequence ATGGCAACAACACGGACCAACAAGGAACTGTTCCGGCGTGTCTTCGACGCGCTCAACGACCGAGATTTCGATGCGTTCGCTGACACCCATGCTGACGACGTCGTTCTCCACGACCACGACGAGGAGTTCCACGGTGTCGAAGCGGTCACCGAGCACGAACAGGCCCTCTACGAGGCATTCCCGGATATGAAATACACGCCAAAGGTCATTCTCGCCGAGGACGACCGAGTTGCAGCTCGGTGGACGGCCACCGGAACCCACGAAGGGGAACTGGAGGGGATTCCCCCGACAGGTACGGAAGTCGAATTCCCGGCCAGCGGCGTCCTGCGAGTCGAGGATGGGAAAATCACGGAAGTCTGGCTTACCTACGATCAACTCGGGATGCTCCAGCAACTCGGCGTCGTCGAATCACCCGGCGAATAA
- a CDS encoding ester cyclase, with amino-acid sequence MSTTENKEKARRVVEAINADDMGVIDELFADDYVGRYSALTEAYHGPEGVKEFVSRFLTAFPDAEWTVEDVISEGDKVVRRDRISGTHEGEFMGIEPTGKKIEMEGIGILRVEDGQFVESWGQADTVGLVQQLGVFEPPERRHD; translated from the coding sequence ATGTCAACAACGGAAAACAAGGAGAAAGCCCGTCGAGTGGTGGAAGCGATAAATGCGGACGATATGGGCGTCATCGACGAACTGTTTGCGGACGACTACGTCGGACGCTATTCTGCACTCACTGAGGCCTATCACGGTCCCGAGGGGGTCAAGGAATTCGTATCACGGTTTCTAACGGCATTTCCGGACGCCGAGTGGACGGTCGAGGACGTTATCAGCGAAGGCGACAAGGTGGTGCGACGTGACCGGATCAGCGGTACGCACGAAGGCGAGTTTATGGGGATCGAACCGACGGGGAAGAAGATCGAAATGGAGGGTATCGGTATCCTCCGGGTCGAAGACGGCCAGTTCGTCGAGTCCTGGGGTCAAGCCGACACGGTGGGGCTCGTGCAGCAACTCGGCGTCTTCGAACCGCCGGAACGGAGACACGACTGA
- a CDS encoding helix-turn-helix transcriptional regulator, producing MNSALDDVAFLALSENRIALLAGLSDDQAHTRDELMDATDVSRPTLGRILDDLEERAWITQYGQEAQITSLGAWVHDEFTDLLEMMDTARRLRAVEQWLSTDTLAFELKRLTDATVTLPSQNNPLAPMHRASELERTARQSRVLTHALPAPCLNAHWEAITTGTQQFEAVVTPNVVATMTDTAHRSQFTDILTADQATVYVCDDPIPDVVGINDGVVYFGVDDDKGAPLALIETGDETVHTWAAETFESYQEGALLLTPDSFSEIQETTSDSEQLMELESIENPQ from the coding sequence ATGAATTCGGCACTCGACGACGTCGCGTTTCTCGCGTTGTCCGAGAACCGAATCGCCCTGCTCGCGGGACTGAGCGACGATCAAGCGCACACGCGCGACGAGTTGATGGACGCCACCGACGTCTCGCGCCCAACCCTCGGGCGGATCCTCGACGACCTCGAAGAACGTGCCTGGATCACCCAGTACGGGCAGGAGGCACAGATCACGTCACTCGGTGCGTGGGTCCACGACGAATTCACCGACTTGCTGGAGATGATGGACACCGCACGACGGTTACGTGCCGTCGAACAGTGGCTCTCGACGGACACCCTGGCGTTCGAACTGAAGCGTCTCACCGATGCGACGGTCACGCTGCCGAGCCAGAACAATCCGCTTGCACCGATGCACCGGGCGAGTGAGCTTGAGCGCACTGCCCGGCAGTCTCGGGTTCTCACACACGCGCTCCCGGCCCCTTGTCTGAACGCACACTGGGAGGCGATCACGACCGGTACTCAACAGTTCGAAGCAGTGGTGACGCCGAACGTCGTCGCAACGATGACTGACACAGCACACCGCTCACAGTTCACCGATATTCTTACGGCCGACCAAGCAACCGTGTACGTCTGCGACGATCCCATTCCAGATGTCGTCGGGATCAACGATGGGGTCGTGTACTTCGGGGTCGATGACGACAAGGGTGCGCCCCTCGCCCTGATCGAGACTGGCGATGAGACGGTTCACACCTGGGCTGCGGAGACGTTCGAATCCTATCAGGAAGGCGCCTTACTCCTGACGCCGGACAGTTTTTCAGAGATACAGGAGACGACGTCTGACTCGGAGCAGCTAATGGAACTCGAGTCAATTGAAAACCCTCAGTAG
- a CDS encoding tyrosine-type recombinase/integrase, translated as MSTPRPEITDDAPLRDITPSDALELYIKDKRADGASPATIRSHRSRLSKFIDWFQDETDYTHLNELDGFDIKLWKFHRFGEENDAAGDKDWNTEYSVFTVKTQLDTLRVFLKFCAELQAVPLALPYRVKSPSKGDDKQRNNEIDDERCRHILERLDRYHYASFEHALIVTLWYPILRVGAAHSLDLDDFHPDEQYLRLRHRPPKTTLKKKSKSERKVAIREKTANIIADYINEHRHDVTDDAGREPLFTTENGRASITTLRNTIYSITQPCFYTGECPHDRKIADCQAEANKNDASKCPTSESTHAIRRGSITWHLREDVSKEVISDRADVSVRVIDSNYNQLSETERMELRRDHLPGDL; from the coding sequence ATGTCCACACCAAGACCAGAAATCACGGACGACGCACCGCTCAGAGACATCACACCCTCGGACGCGCTCGAACTCTACATCAAGGACAAACGCGCCGACGGCGCCTCACCCGCAACCATCCGCAGTCACCGGTCGCGCCTCAGCAAGTTCATCGACTGGTTCCAAGACGAGACCGACTACACCCACCTCAACGAACTCGACGGCTTCGACATCAAGCTCTGGAAGTTCCACCGATTCGGCGAGGAGAACGACGCCGCCGGCGACAAGGACTGGAACACCGAATACAGCGTGTTCACCGTCAAAACCCAACTCGACACCCTGCGCGTGTTCCTCAAGTTCTGCGCCGAACTCCAAGCCGTCCCACTCGCCCTCCCCTACCGCGTCAAATCCCCCTCCAAAGGCGACGACAAGCAACGCAACAACGAAATCGACGACGAACGGTGCCGCCACATCCTCGAACGTCTCGACAGGTACCACTACGCCTCCTTCGAACACGCGCTCATCGTCACGCTCTGGTATCCCATCCTCCGCGTCGGCGCCGCACACTCCCTCGATCTCGACGACTTCCACCCCGACGAGCAGTACCTCCGCCTCCGCCATCGCCCACCGAAAACCACTCTCAAGAAGAAGTCCAAGAGCGAACGCAAGGTCGCGATCCGAGAGAAGACGGCCAACATCATCGCCGACTACATCAACGAACACCGGCACGACGTGACTGACGACGCCGGCCGCGAGCCGCTGTTCACGACAGAGAACGGTCGCGCGTCGATCACCACCCTTCGCAACACGATCTACTCCATCACCCAACCGTGCTTCTACACGGGCGAGTGTCCGCACGACAGGAAGATCGCCGACTGCCAAGCCGAAGCCAACAAGAACGACGCCTCCAAGTGCCCCACGAGCGAGAGCACGCACGCCATCCGCCGCGGGTCGATCACGTGGCACCTCCGCGAGGACGTGTCCAAGGAAGTCATCTCCGACAGGGCCGACGTCAGCGTCCGCGTCATCGACTCGAACTACAACCAACTCTCTGAGACCGAGCGGATGGAACTCCGCCGCGATCACCTCCCCGGAGACCTCTGA
- a CDS encoding J domain-containing protein, with translation MVERSGHSVYFSDDLRERVSNWADNSTSSQADIIDKALEDFFDRHTITEDGTIVSDDANSRNTGQNDAKQEELLQQILDNQEEMLSSINAPSEKNGADIFSDDREASEEVSADEGDEPVSGVPDTPQVTDVEEQIVGVSGEYQHDEAIDPDEVATIDVSSSTVVKEKPDHLIPAVVGMLNHEYPKWVDWSDIEELIVGALGMSASTARNYRSQMIRQGVLLPHPSVDDGFVGDGMVKTVKTHAAKESKGWVNSYEDIDNPDRFADDVEEYITEYVSGWNRDGSLSGEYCVDEEAYVEELWRIVAEASETMAGMHTGTRSWDGMSDSEKMSGASRVVTKLAGRLGELTAIDGNRLKELVSEGSATDGRDEYREWMLEWAEFREGVRETLYDVDTEENLDEAEAREVLGVNEDASNDEIRETYEEYVLDNHPDAGGSDEEIDPDEFHEVLEAKRVLTA, from the coding sequence ATGGTAGAACGATCCGGTCATTCCGTCTACTTCAGCGACGATCTCCGCGAGAGAGTCTCCAACTGGGCTGACAACAGCACGAGCAGCCAAGCAGACATCATCGACAAGGCGCTCGAGGACTTCTTCGACCGCCACACGATCACCGAAGACGGCACCATCGTGAGCGACGACGCGAACAGCCGTAATACCGGTCAGAACGACGCAAAACAGGAAGAACTCCTTCAGCAAATCCTCGACAATCAGGAGGAGATGCTGAGCAGCATCAACGCACCTTCCGAGAAGAACGGCGCAGATATATTTTCTGACGACCGCGAGGCCAGCGAGGAAGTCTCGGCCGACGAGGGCGACGAACCCGTCTCCGGTGTCCCTGACACGCCGCAGGTCACCGACGTAGAGGAGCAGATTGTGGGGGTGTCGGGTGAGTACCAGCACGACGAGGCCATCGATCCCGACGAGGTGGCCACTATCGACGTCAGCTCCTCCACCGTGGTCAAGGAGAAGCCTGACCATCTCATTCCTGCCGTAGTCGGGATGCTCAACCACGAGTACCCCAAGTGGGTTGATTGGAGCGACATCGAGGAACTCATCGTTGGGGCACTCGGTATGTCCGCCTCGACGGCGCGCAACTATCGCAGCCAGATGATCCGGCAGGGCGTGCTGCTCCCTCACCCATCCGTCGACGACGGGTTCGTGGGTGACGGGATGGTGAAGACGGTGAAGACGCACGCTGCAAAGGAGTCGAAAGGGTGGGTGAACTCGTACGAGGACATCGACAATCCCGACCGGTTCGCCGATGACGTGGAGGAATACATAACCGAGTACGTCAGCGGTTGGAATCGTGATGGGTCACTGTCCGGCGAGTACTGTGTGGACGAGGAAGCGTACGTGGAAGAACTCTGGAGGATCGTCGCGGAGGCGTCCGAAACGATGGCTGGGATGCACACGGGTACTCGTTCGTGGGACGGGATGTCTGATTCCGAGAAGATGTCGGGTGCGAGTCGTGTAGTGACGAAGTTGGCGGGGCGTCTCGGCGAACTCACTGCTATCGACGGAAACCGTCTCAAGGAACTGGTGTCTGAAGGCAGTGCAACTGATGGACGCGACGAGTACCGTGAGTGGATGCTCGAGTGGGCCGAGTTCCGGGAGGGTGTTCGTGAGACACTCTACGACGTGGATACCGAGGAGAACCTCGACGAGGCCGAGGCTCGGGAGGTACTCGGCGTCAACGAGGACGCGTCCAATGACGAGATCCGTGAGACGTACGAGGAGTACGTCTTGGACAACCATCCTGACGCTGGTGGGAGTGACGAGGAGATTGACCCGGACGAGTTCCACGAGGTTCTGGAAGCGAAACGGGTGCTGACCGCGTGA
- a CDS encoding helix-turn-helix domain-containing protein, which translates to MATINNVELDWKAQDVLEALVENGGEATTSEVKSYTGLERNEVIKYRFGKLAEAGLVETHQPEARNGRPAAKVARLTDAAEELLDGDGEVDLEVEVGDDDLTIDERMERLEKQMAPIRETYGEVKKRVAELEEAVEEHDEELDGIAEEIRNVKRAMDVDGPDTRDGDLASELEFGDD; encoded by the coding sequence ATGGCAACGATCAACAACGTGGAACTGGATTGGAAGGCGCAGGACGTCCTCGAAGCCCTCGTCGAGAATGGCGGGGAGGCGACGACGAGCGAGGTGAAGTCGTACACGGGGCTGGAGCGTAACGAGGTCATCAAGTACCGCTTCGGGAAGCTCGCCGAGGCGGGGCTCGTGGAGACGCACCAGCCGGAGGCGCGGAACGGGCGACCGGCGGCGAAGGTGGCACGGCTCACTGACGCCGCCGAGGAGTTGCTGGACGGTGATGGTGAGGTGGATCTCGAGGTTGAGGTGGGTGACGATGATCTCACCATCGACGAGCGGATGGAACGGTTGGAGAAGCAGATGGCGCCGATCAGGGAGACTTACGGTGAGGTGAAGAAGCGGGTTGCGGAACTCGAGGAGGCCGTCGAGGAGCACGACGAGGAGTTGGACGGTATCGCGGAGGAGATCCGGAACGTGAAGCGGGCGATGGACGTGGACGGCCCCGACACGCGTGACGGGGACTTGGCGAGCGAGCTGGAGTTCGGCGACGACTGA